Genomic DNA from Williamwhitmania sp.:
TTCCCAGCAGCTTCACGTTGGGCAGCTCCTTGGAGTAGGGAAACTGCTTCTCGGGAATTTGGTAGTTGGCCTTGGAGTAGCCCACCTCCTTCATAAAGGTTATGGTGCGCACGTCTACGCCAATGTTGTAGCCGGTTTCGAACTTTAGTACGAGGTGAAATTCGTCGTGGGTCTCGGCACGGGGAAGCACCACGCCCCAGTATTTTCCGCGGGTGCTCTCAATCTCCACCTGACCCCAAACGCGGGCGTGGTAGTGCTTTAGTATCTCCAGTGCTTTGCCTCTATATCCTTGAAAATCGTTGTCCATGGTTGTAATGCTGTTTTACCCTAGTGTTTAGTTCAAATGTTGCTGCTTGCTGAGAGCCGTTGCCACCGCCTTTTGCAGCTCGGCCATGGGCATGTTACCAATGGCCTGGTGGCGAAGCTGCCCCATAACCCATTTTTCGGCGGCCACGGGTTGCTTGGTTCGTCCCACGCGGGCATACTCGGTGGCGTAGGCGGTCACCTTTTGGGTGATCGTTTCGGGGGTGCTCCTCTTAAAGCCGATGAGCTGCAGCAGCTCCTCCGGCGACTTGTCGGGATGGCTAAACAGGTTGCGCAGCAGCATGGCGGTGAGCTCCACCTCCAACTTCTGCTCCTTGAGGTATTTCATTAGGTTGAAGAGCTTTTCGGCATCGGCAATTTCGGCCTGCTTAATGGATACCAGGTGCTTGAGCTGCTGGGCAATGAGCAGCGCCACGGTGCGTGGATTGTAGCCCAGCCCGGCAATGCGCTCCACGGTTCCCACTAGGTTGCTCCGCAGCAGGAAGAGGTGGCACGTTTCGGGCACCTTCCACTGCTTCAGCTGGTTTATGCGGAGGTGGAGATCGGTGGGGAGCTTTTTGCGCAGCGCCTCCAGGTGCTCCTCCTCCACGGCAATGGGGGCCGAGTCGGTGTCGGGATACATGCGGTCAGCGCCGGGAAGCACCCGTTCGAATATGGTGGTGCCATCCTCCAACGATTTACGCGTTTCGGGTGGGATGCCTTCAAAGGCCATTTTACATCGTTCCTCAATGGTTTCGAGGGCGGTGGGTATGTCGGCGTCAAGTCCCCAGAAGGCGATGAGGGCATCGTCGTCGGTGGCGCCGAGCACCTGCCGTAGCTTGGCAAAGTTGAAGTGGGGTGCGTTGGAGTCAATCTCCTCGGAGTGCACCATATTGGGCTTTTCGATGCAGGCAATAACCTTGAGCCTGTCGGATATTTCGTTGGCAAAGCACTTGCCGGGCTGGGTGAAGTGCGACAGCGCTCCGGCAAACTGGGGCAGCTTAACGCCTATCAGCTTGAGGGGTTTGTTTTGGGGCACTCCAGCGGGAAAGGTAAAGCCCAGCTCCACGGGGTCGAGCTCCTTCCACTGGGACTTCCAGCCGGAGTGGTTGGGAATGCGGACCAGCAGCTCGTCGCGCAGGTGGAGCAGCGCCCACTGGCGGAACGCCTCGTTGTGCGACAGGACCGGAATCCAGGTGATGTGCGCCACGCCCTTTATCTCCACGCGTGAACCGCCGCGGCAGCTCACGTTCACATCCTGACGGGCGGCACCAATGCCGGTGCGCACCTTGCCGGTGCTGCGGTTTACAAAGCGGATGAAGTTGCAGGCCTCGGCCAGCTCATGGGGGGTAAAGAGCTGCGGGTGGGTCACCGTTTCGATGAGCGGCATGCCCAACCGGTCGGTTTTGTATACTCGGGTGTGTCCAATGTCGGATATTTCGCGGCAGGAGTCCTCCTCAATACTCAGCTGCAGGATGCCCACCCTTTTGCCGGCAATCTGCATCTCGCCATCAATGCCGATGATGGCGGTGCGCTGAAAGCCGGTGGGGATGCTGCCGTCGAGGTATTGCTTGCGGGTGATGTGCACCTCGCCCACCACGTTCAGCTTGCAGAGCAGGCTAATTTCGAGGGCTATCTCCAGCGCCACCTGGTCGATGCGGAAGGGGGGCGTATCGTCAATTTCGTAGGTGCAGGCCGTTTTGTTGTTGATGCGGTAAACAATCTCTTTTCGGGTTTTGAACTCCATGAGCGCGGTGCCGTCGTATACTCCCATTTCGCTAAGGGTGGGGCGCATGTGGCGCACGATTTCGGCGTTGTAGTCGCTGTGCTTTTGGAATATTCCTGCGGGGCAGCGGCAGAATAGCTTGCGCTTGGTGAGGAGCTGCTGGTGCACCTCGAGGCCGGACTTAAAGCCTATTCTTTCGTAGTCGGCGGGGGTGGCTTCGCTGAGCGAAACGTAACCAATTTCGTTTTTTGTTTGGAGATACCGGTGGAGTCCGATTGGGCCCCCGGATTTAGCATTGTGAGTATCCATGGGCAAAACCTAAAAGAAATATCAATTTTCTTGCGAGGATATTAAGGTCCTCGAAAGGTCTTTCAATATAGGAGTTCCGTTTTAGAAATCGTTTGCAGTTTGCCCATTATTTTTGAACAAACGGTGAACAGGTTGAAAGGCAGAGGAGTGGTTGGAGGGGTAAGAGTTAAAAAAGTTGATGGTTTTTAAAGTTTGTGATGAGTTTTAGTATATTTGATTTCCTCTATGCTAAAGGTATGCAGGTTATGAGTAACTTTTTACTTAGCCGATGACCATAATTTATTCTATAATTTCATATGATGAAATGGATTAAGAATATCTATTTTTTCTTCTCAATCGGGCTTTTGTTAGCTGGATTTGTGATTGACATTGTTGACCCTTATAATTACTATAATTGCCGTTTATTTCTGCCCATAGCTTTATTCTTCCTGTTTTTTTTCTTAACAGCGAAGGCAGTAAAGGATGCTTTTTCAAAAGTGTTAAGGACTTGGAATAAGCTATTCTTGTCGACGATGATGGTTCTGATGACGGTGATCATGTTTTTTAAATATGGAAAGTTAGATTATGGTGATTATGCAGGTTTATTCATAATACCTCTATTCTACTTGGCCGTTTATTTTGAATGGTCGACATCGAGGAAGATGAATTTTAAGCATGTTGTCGTAATTATTACATTCTTTATTCTGTCAATCCCTGTTCTTGGCATTAACTATTACCAAGGACCTATAACTTATATTCCAAAATATTGGCTAAATCGATTTCTTATTGAAAGTAGGGAAGAAATAACACTTCCTTATACCTTTTCCAATAGCGATGCAGCAAAACTAAGTCTAAAAGGTGACACGTTAAGGAATTCTGAAAATTACGAAGCAGCCATTAACTATTACAATGCGGCAAAGAAGTTGGAGCCTGGAAATCCAGGTATTTACTTCAACTTATCTGAATGTTACTCATATCTGAATGCGTTGGAGTTGGCAGTTTCAGAATTGGATACGGCCATAATGCTCGATGACCAGTATGCTGGATCGTATAATAATAGAGGTTTACTCTTTTCAAAGCTAGGTCAAAACGAAAAAGCGATGGCCGATTATAAAAAGGCCATCAGTTTGGATTCAACTCATCATTCACTATACTATAATTTAGCAATAACGTATTATCGTAAAGAGCAGTATGATAGTGCTTGCAGCGCATTAAACCATGCAGAGCGAATTGGATACAAAGACAAGACGACTTATTACTATCATATGATTCGAAAACATTGCAGGTAGCTTTTAAAAGTCATAGCCCACGATTTTAACCGTGGGTTGTGAAAAGAGATTTGAAAAATGGAACCGTTTCAACGGTTTACTAACCTTCCTTAAATGCTTTTTTGTAAGTTTGGATGGAACACAATGCCATGCTGTCGCTATCA
This window encodes:
- the gatE gene encoding Glu-tRNA(Gln) amidotransferase subunit GatE, which codes for MDTHNAKSGGPIGLHRYLQTKNEIGYVSLSEATPADYERIGFKSGLEVHQQLLTKRKLFCRCPAGIFQKHSDYNAEIVRHMRPTLSEMGVYDGTALMEFKTRKEIVYRINNKTACTYEIDDTPPFRIDQVALEIALEISLLCKLNVVGEVHITRKQYLDGSIPTGFQRTAIIGIDGEMQIAGKRVGILQLSIEEDSCREISDIGHTRVYKTDRLGMPLIETVTHPQLFTPHELAEACNFIRFVNRSTGKVRTGIGAARQDVNVSCRGGSRVEIKGVAHITWIPVLSHNEAFRQWALLHLRDELLVRIPNHSGWKSQWKELDPVELGFTFPAGVPQNKPLKLIGVKLPQFAGALSHFTQPGKCFANEISDRLKVIACIEKPNMVHSEEIDSNAPHFNFAKLRQVLGATDDDALIAFWGLDADIPTALETIEERCKMAFEGIPPETRKSLEDGTTIFERVLPGADRMYPDTDSAPIAVEEEHLEALRKKLPTDLHLRINQLKQWKVPETCHLFLLRSNLVGTVERIAGLGYNPRTVALLIAQQLKHLVSIKQAEIADAEKLFNLMKYLKEQKLEVELTAMLLRNLFSHPDKSPEELLQLIGFKRSTPETITQKVTAYATEYARVGRTKQPVAAEKWVMGQLRHQAIGNMPMAELQKAVATALSKQQHLN
- a CDS encoding tetratricopeptide repeat protein — its product is MKWIKNIYFFFSIGLLLAGFVIDIVDPYNYYNCRLFLPIALFFLFFFLTAKAVKDAFSKVLRTWNKLFLSTMMVLMTVIMFFKYGKLDYGDYAGLFIIPLFYLAVYFEWSTSRKMNFKHVVVIITFFILSIPVLGINYYQGPITYIPKYWLNRFLIESREEITLPYTFSNSDAAKLSLKGDTLRNSENYEAAINYYNAAKKLEPGNPGIYFNLSECYSYLNALELAVSELDTAIMLDDQYAGSYNNRGLLFSKLGQNEKAMADYKKAISLDSTHHSLYYNLAITYYRKEQYDSACSALNHAERIGYKDKTTYYYHMIRKHCR